The genomic segment atggcaaaatttgCTGTAATCATATCCTATATACATTGTCTTTCATAAGACAGTACACAGGCAGTCCCCgcgttacaaacatttgacttacaaatgactcatagttaagaacaggggtaaagcaacaggaagtgaggaaaatctacctctcagaaggtAAATTCACTTGTGAAAGAACTATCATGGggaaaaatgtttgtttgtttttttatttattatttaccacacttatattctgcctttctcaccccaaaggagactcagagtggtcttacaaaggcaacaattcaatgccacacatatacatatcggtaaataaacatacattaaaaaccaaaaaattaaaaaaaaatcaacattaatACACCTGTTAaaatcatgtaatccagttcatacTCCAGAGCCATTCCATTCGCCATTGTGTTAATTTCATAATTTCTTACTGCACTATTCAAATTTACTGACCAAAGGCTTATTTCAAtttaagctttatcaccaatccttgtttccacaacaagtcatttttttctcaaaatcccattatcacagggacagaaagtgaggtgaaatcttcataACGGGCACAGACACCACAGGGATtataccctttcctatgctatccaaagcaaatGTGTATTTGGCTGTAAttgcacttaaaaatataccaacttacatacaaattcacttTGAGAACAAACACACAGAACCTACCAGTATCTTCTTtttacttggggactgcctgtacactatTCCCATTGCATAGCtttgcccattccttcctctCCATTATAGCCTGCAGGTCCTGTAATAAAAGTAACAAAAGAATAATTTGAATAACCTGTCTTAAAACATTTTagtctttattttaaaagaaaatagtttCCATTTATTCtgtgttttcccatttttatccccccccctcccccaaggaAACAGGTATTTTTTAAGTAAATGGGGGAATGGCGTGTTCTTTTCCCCCCTGAATTATTCCAGGATATTTTCATTCATGTTGTTATACTGAGACAAAAAATGGCCAGCAAAAATATTACCTTTTACCAATACTGTGCTGTATTTTTGTGTCCTGGACAATACAACGTTGTTATTGGGTGCTTTCACATGGCTACAGTTATAGTCCAAGATAAAATTTCCAAGCTCAAATAATCAGTCCCTTGATTATACATTTTGAGTTTACTAGGCAGTTTGTAACTATAGAAACTCACACATACCCTTCATTTTTTAATATGTCAATGCAGGTGCCAGTAAAAAAAGAGCCTCTTGGGAAACCAGGAAAAGAAGGAGGGGCTAAGAAGGCTGAAAAGGACAAAGCTCCAGAAAAGggtgggaaagaggaagaagaagacagcgatgaaaatgaagaggaagaaaacgaagaggaagaaaatgaagaacaGGAGAAAGTGGATGAGAACGGAAATGGTGTGAATGGTACAAGCACCAACAGTACTGCAGAAGAGAATGGAAATGGTGgcaagggagaggaagaggaagaggaagaagagaatgaggcAACCACAATTGTTCCAACCACCCTCTTCACCACTGTTGTCCCCACCACAGAATATCAGGACCAATATGACACTACCACAGAAGAGCAATGGCATGCTGAGACCACCCCAGAAGATCAATGGCAATATGACACCACCACGGAAGACCCATGGGTTCATGATACCACCACAACCACCGGTTATGAAAATGGCTATGAAACCCAGACTGACTACTATGGGAGTGAGAATGGATACCCACGGGGGGACACCTTCAGAGCGTACGAGGATGAATATAGCTATTACAAAGGCCATGGGTATGATGTTTATGGCCAAGACTACTACTACAATCAATGAAGAAAATAAGTAAACTCTTGGCATAGAAATTGTACACATGTGTCTACTCAGGAAGAAGCTTTACAGTGTAATATGGTGCTTGTTGAGCAAGATAGAAAAGTAATGTCTGGCATTATTTCTCAATaagaaatattttcctttttgacTGACTTGTGCTTTTGACCAGTATTCATGTATCCTTTGTGGACTTTTGTAAGGTTTATAGattttgggttgttctttttttaaaaaaa from the Anolis carolinensis isolate JA03-04 chromosome 5, rAnoCar3.1.pri, whole genome shotgun sequence genome contains:
- the ibsp gene encoding bone sialoprotein 2 — translated: MRTAFIFLCLLGVACAFSVKSFRRRFKADDSEENAVFKNRFWQFFYRQPYLYPPMKRQQFNSDSSEEGYGGNSSEEEEEEEAGPSNEENEGEQEKEEATKAPSEPATGDKKGVSDSKPPKQVPVKKEPLGKPGKEGGAKKAEKDKAPEKGGKEEEEDSDENEEEENEEEENEEQEKVDENGNGVNGTSTNSTAEENGNGGKGEEEEEEEENEATTIVPTTLFTTVVPTTEYQDQYDTTTEEQWHAETTPEDQWQYDTTTEDPWVHDTTTTTGYENGYETQTDYYGSENGYPRGDTFRAYEDEYSYYKGHGYDVYGQDYYYNQ